The Natator depressus isolate rNatDep1 chromosome 8, rNatDep2.hap1, whole genome shotgun sequence genome window below encodes:
- the EFCAB9 gene encoding EF-hand calcium-binding domain-containing protein 9 has product MRLKPGCFLQFLYLDKIYCLLSVRNARALAEYFQLLDVHNKNTLNNLQLYHFLHYVTDLTKKQIMLVFDLLDWNATGEIGFDEFYMLVCILISHENHLEKQFIYQHSGPVFELLDMDGRHTVGPREFQATRFLFNIKKQELEKIFKDFDVSGDEQLNYKEFKMFTIFCIDRQQKKREKKKKRWNEAIPESSGPDLTKISMQQLH; this is encoded by the exons ATGAGGCTGAAACCTGGATGTTTTCTGCAGTTTCTGTATTTAGATAAAATATACTGTTTATTATCAGTGAGAAATGCTAGAGCACTTGCAGAATATTTCCAACTCCTAGATGTTCATAATAAGAATACTTTGAATA ACCTGCAGCTTTATCACTTTCTCCATTATGTGACTGACCTGACGAAGAAGCAGATCATGCTGGTGTTTGACTTGCTAGACTGGAATGCCACAGGGGAGATTGGCTTTGATGAGTTCTACATGCTGGTGTGCATCCTAATATCTCATGAG AACCACCTGGAAAAGCAGTTCATTTATCAACACTCTGGGCCTGTATTTGAGCTGCTGGATATGGATGGAAGACACACAGTTGGCCCTAGGGAGTTCCAAGCCACTAGGTTCCTCTTTAACATCAAGAAGCAAGAGCTTGAGAAGATATTCAAGGACTTTGATGTCTCTGGAGATGAG CAACTGAACTACAAGGAGTTCAAAATGTTTACAATCTTCTGCATTGATAGACAAcagaaaaagagggagaaaaagaagaagaggtGGAATGAAGCGATTCCAGAATCATCTGGGCCAGACCTCACCAAGATCAGCATGCAACAACTACACTAG